A stretch of DNA from Methanoculleus sp. SDB:
ATACTTTTTTTATGCACTCTTTTTCACGCCGCCATTTCGCCGATGCCGATGCCTCCTATGGTGACGCCCGGTACGTACTCTTCGGAGTCCCCTACGACGGCACCACCTCTTTCCGTTCCGGAACCCGCGACGGTCCGGCGGCAATACGGGAGGCATCCCTCAATTTTGAGTCGTATCTTATCGATTACGATCTTGACCTTGCCGATGTGCCCGTCTGTGATGCGGGTGACATCGAACCCTTTTCGCTTCCCGATGCGGTCGCGTCACAGGTGGAGCAGGCCGTTCGGGATATATGCCACGATGGAAAGATACCCGTCATGATCGGCGGGGAGCATAGCATTACACCGGGTGCCGTCCGTGCAGTTGCCCCCGAATGGTATGTCGTCTGCGATGCGCATCTGGATCTTCGCACTGAATTCGGGGGAACCCGGGATAACCATGCATGCTCCTGCCGCCGTGTGTATGACGGCGGGGTGACGAATATCGTTATCGTCGGTGCACGGAGCGGTACCCGCGAGGAGTATGCATTCGCACATAACCTGCACCTCTACACCGCGGATGAGATCCGGGCACGGGGGATGGGTGAGGTTGTGCGTGAGATTGCCACGATTATCGGGAACGGCCGGACCTACATCTCCATCGATGCGGATGCCCTCGACTGCTGTGCAACCCCGGGCCTCGGAACGCCCGAACCCTTCGGTCTTTCCCC
This window harbors:
- a CDS encoding agmatinase encodes the protein MHSFSRRHFADADASYGDARYVLFGVPYDGTTSFRSGTRDGPAAIREASLNFESYLIDYDLDLADVPVCDAGDIEPFSLPDAVASQVEQAVRDICHDGKIPVMIGGEHSITPGAVRAVAPEWYVVCDAHLDLRTEFGGTRDNHACSCRRVYDGGVTNIVIVGARSGTREEYAFAHNLHLYTADEIRARGMGEVVREIATIIGNGRTYISIDADALDCCATPGLGTPEPFGLSPWDLRDLVRGLAPSVAGFDYVEVCPCDAGQTAAVAARIIRDFIGCHARPKQE